One window of Triticum dicoccoides isolate Atlit2015 ecotype Zavitan chromosome 5A, WEW_v2.0, whole genome shotgun sequence genomic DNA carries:
- the LOC119300597 gene encoding protein HLB1-like — translation MGRYISAIERNLEDPDAYYNWALVLQESADNVDPNSDSSKDSLLEEACKKYAEATRLCPTLYDAYYNWAIAIADRAKMRGRTKEAEELWQQAIRNYDKAVQLSWNSPQALNNWGLGLQELSAIVPAKDKQTIIKTAISKFRSAIQLQFDFHRAIYNLGTVLDTSRSGGPDTSPNDLYSQSAIYVAAAHALKPNVYRSALRLVRSMLPLPYLKVGYLTAPPADDPIAPHKHWERSQFILNHTELQQVNDSESAPVKANALVEKAKRFIKVDVADIVSVSTCSDLTLPPGAGLCINTTHGPVFLVADTWESLDGWLDAIRLVYTIFARGKTDVLAGIITG, via the exons ATGGGGAG ATATATTAGCGCCATTGAAAGAAATCTAGAAGACCCTGATGCATATTATAACTGGGCCCTAGTTCTCCAG GAAAGTGCTGACAACGTCGATCCTAATTCTGATTCTTCAAAAGATTCATTACTTGAGGAGGCTTGCAAGAAGTATGCTGAAGCTACTCGACTTTGCCCAACACTGTATGAT GCATATTACAACTGGGCTATTGCTATAGCTGATCGGGCCAAAATGCGTGGGCGTACCAAAGAGGCTGAAGAACTCTGGCAGCAG GCTATAAGGAACTACGACAAGGCAGTCCAATTAAGTTGGAACAGCCCCCAG GCTCTCAACAACTGGGGCCTTGGACTACAG GAATTGAGTGCGATTGTTCCTGCTAAAGACAAGCAAACAATCATAAAAACAGCTATAAGTAAG TTTCGTTCTGCCATCCAGTTGCAGTTTGACTTCCACCGGGCTATTTATAACCTTGGAACTGTCCTG GATACCTCGAGGTCTGGGGGTCCTGATACCTCTccaaatgatctgtatagtcagtcTGCTATTTACGTTGCAGCTGCTCATGCATTGAAGCCAAAT GTTTATCGCAGTGCTCTACGGTTAGTCCGGTCAATG CTGCCTTTGCCATATTTGAAAGTGGGATATTTGACTGCTCCTCCGGCAGACGACCCCATTGCACCACACAAACATTGGGAGAGGTCACAGTTCATCTTAAACCATACGGAACTCCAGCAG GTCAATGATTCCGAAAGCGCACCTGTCAAAGCAAACGCGCTCGTGGAGAAAGCCAAAAGGTTTATCAAGGTAGACGTCGCGGACATAGTTTCAGTGTCCACGTGCTCCGATCTCACGCTGCCGCCTGGTGCTGGCCTCTGTATAAACACAACTCATGGGCCCGTGTTCTTG GTTGCTGATACCTGGGAGTCTCTCGATGGCTGGCTTGATGCGATACGTCTGGTGTACACCATATTTGCAAGAGGGAAGACCGATGTCCTGGCGGGCATCATCACCGGCTGA